CATCGGGTTTAGCAAGCTTTCCGCGGCGGCCGGTTTTGTCAAGGAAGAACCGGATTTGAAAAATTTGTTTAACTTTACCATCCTGAATAAAGTGTTAAAAGAAAAAGGGCTGCCGACAGTAGAGGAATAATCACCGGGGCAACCGCTGACTTAATGAGTCTGCCAGGCTGTGCAGTGTGAATAAATCAGTGGTTCCTTCTAAGGCAGTGGGAAGAGGTGAAACAGTGAGTGTTGTCATTAACCATATCAACAAACAGTTTGTTACGGATCATAAGACCGTTCATACGTTAGACGATATTAATCTGGAGTTCAAAGAAGGCGAGTTTATCTGCCTGTTGGGACCGTCAGGCTGCGGTAAATCGACCTTGCTTAATATTATCGCCGGACTGGAAGCGGCAACGGCGGGAAACGTGCTGCTGCAAGGTAAGGAAATTCAAGGCGCCGGTCCCGACCGGGCCGTCATGTTTCAGGAAGCGGCACTGTTCCCCTGGCTGCGGGTCATTGACAATGTGGAATTCGGGATGAAACTGGCCGGTGTGCCGAAACAGGTACGGCGCGAAACGGCGGTCAAATATTTGAAAATGGTGCACCTCACCAGGTTTCAGGATTGTTTTGTCCATGAATTATCAGGCGGTATGAAGCAGCGGGTTGCCCTGGCCAGGGCCTTAACGCTCGACTCGAAAGTATTGTTAATGGATGAACCCTTTGCCGCTCTGGACAGCCAGACCAAAAATATTCTGCAGGCCGAACTGCAGCGTATCTGGTGGGAGACGAAAAAAACCATTCTGTTTGTTACGCATAATGTGGAAGAAGCTGTAGTGCTCGCCGACCGGGTAGTGGTCATGTCGGCTAATCCGGGCCGGATAAAAAAAGAATTCCACATTCAGCTGGCCCGGCCGCGGCTGCCGGAAAGCCTGGATGTTTCCTACTTTGTGACAGATATTCTCCGGGAACTCAAAGAGGAGGTGGAGAAGGTTGCCAAAGCTGAATTCGACAGTGACTGGAATATTAAAAAAGATACTATTTTACCTGATTCTGATAGCAATATGGGAATCGGCTTATAAGCTGGGCGTAGATATATTACACGTTTGGAAACCTTATATTTTCCCTTCGCCGGTGGATGTTCTGAAAACGCTGGCCGGCCTGATTGGCGACAATAGTCTGGGGATTGCCGTGCTGGCCAGCGCCAAGCGAATTTTTATCGGCTATTTGCTGTCCATGGCGCTGGGAATTGTGATCGGTCTGCTGGTGGTCCGGTTTAAGTATCTGGATGAGAATCTTAGCCCTCTTATTTTAGGTATGCAAACGCTGCCAAGCATTTGCTGGCTGCCGTTTGCTATTTTGTGGTATGGACTTAACGAAAGCGCCATTATTTTTGTCATAGCCATAGGTTCTACCTTTGCTGTTGCCATGTCCATCGAATCAGGCATAAAGAACATCAACCCGCTCTATTTGAGAGCCGCCAAAACCATGGGCGCCAAGGGCTTTACCAGCTACAGGTATGTAACTATTCCGGCCAGTCTGCCCAGTCTGATTTCCGGTTTGAAGCAGGGCTGGTCATTCGCCTGGCGGGCGCTGATGGCCGGTGAAATGATGTCGGCCACCAAGGGACTGGGCCAGGTGTTGATGGTTGGACGGGATTTGGCCGATATCAGCCAGGTAATGGCGGTTATGCTGGTCATTATTATTTTAGGCGTTGCCGTCGACAAACTGATTTTCGGCCGCTTGGAAAACAATGTCCGCCAAAGATGGGGACTAAATAAAGCTTAGGGAACCGCTGGTTTAATGAGCATGTCAGCCTGACGAGAGATTTTTTCGGCTGGCAAGGAAGTAAATCGCGGGAATAGCGGTCCCTATTTCAAAGTTTTGCTGACGCAGCCAGACGGAGAAAGATCCGCCAGGCTGTGCAGTGTGAATAAACCAGTGGTTCCCTAACATATACCAAAAGAGAGGACCAGGAAGTATGAAGCTGGAGACAAAGGTGCTACATACCGATGTATTGGTGGTTGGCGGCGGAACGGCAGGTTGTTTTGCCGCATTGACCATGGCCGAGCGGCCGGCCGTCAACGTTCTGATTGCCGAAAAGGCCAATATTAAGCGCAGCGGCTGTCTGGCGGCCGGCGTCAATGCCCTGAATGCTTATATTGTGGAAGGACAAAGCCCGGAAAGTTATCTTGACTATGTCAGGCAGGATGCGGCTAAAGTCATCAGGGAGGATCTGGTATACTCCATGTCCAAGCGGCTCAACGCTGTTACGGCAAAGCTGGAGAAACTGGGTCTGGTCATTCTGAAAGACCGGGACGGAAAATATATGGCCCGCGGCAACCGCAACATTAAGATCAACGGCGAAAATATCAAGGTGCTGTTGGCCGAAGCCGTGGCGGCATCGCCTGGCGTTACTGTTTTAAACCGGTTTTGCGTAACCGATTATATAGTGGATAATGGTGTGGTCACCGGAGCGTACGGGTTTTCGATTACCGAGCCTGTTTTCTATGCCGTTTACGCCAAGGCAGTTATCTGTACCACCGGCGGCGCTGCCGGGTTATACAGACCCAATAATCCCGGCTTTTCCCGCCACAAGATGTGGTACTCCCCGTTTAATACGGGAGCCGGCTATGCGATGGGGATTCGTAAGGGCGCGGAGATGACCACCTTTGAGATGCGCTTTATTGCGCTGCGCTGTAAAGACACCATTGCACCCACCGGGACAATTGCCCAAGGCGTTTGGGCGCCGCAAATCAACAGCCGGGGTGAGGAATATGAAAAGCAGTACGGCGTTCCCAACACATCGCTCAGGCTGTATTCGACCGTGCAGGAAAATCAACAGGGCCGGGGTCCCTGCTATTTGAAAACGGCGGGTATTACTGCCGAACAGGAGCAGGAGCTGTATAAGGCTTATTTAAATATGGCGCCTTCGCAAACGTTGCGCTGGCAGGAGAGCGGCCGGGGGCCGGCCGTGGAGCATGTGGAGATTGAAGGGACGGAGCCTTATATTGTCGGTGGACACACCGGCAGCGGTTATTGGGTGGATACGCGGCGCCGGACAACGCTGCCGGGATTGTACGCTGCCGGCGATGTGGCCGGCGGCAGTCCGCAAAAATATGTGACAGGTTGTCTGGCGGAAGCCGAAATCGCCGCTTTAGCCGTCCTGGAGGATATTCAGGACAAACCGGCTCCTGTCGCCGATTTGGCGGAGATTGACGGGGAACAGGAAAAAATTCTTGCTTGCTTAACCCGGTCGGTCGGCTTATATCAAACGGAACAACTGGAAGAAGCCATGCAGAAAACCATGGATGAATATGCCGGCGGGATTACGGCGGGATATGTATATAACCGGGAAAAACTGCGGGTGGCCCAAGGTCGTATTGAAGAGTTACTGGTCCTGGCAAGGCAGCTTAGTGCCGGCGACATGCATCAACTAATGCATATCCATGAACTGCTTGACCGTCTGTATGTATGCAAAACACTGATTGCTCATTTGGCGGCACGGCAAGAGACACGCTGGCGCGCTTTTCAGGAAAACGCCGATTATCCCTGCCAGGATGACGAACACTGGCTGAAATATGTGAATTCCCGCCAGGAAGCAGGCAAAGTGCGCATTGTGCTGCGGAATATTGTCGAGAAGGATGAGATCTATGAGCATACGGATCAATAAAGATAACTGTATCGGCTGCGGCGGTTGCCGCCAGGTGTGTCCGGGCAGCCTGCTGTATGCTGATGAACAGAGGAAAAGCGAAATCCGCTATCCTCAGGATTGCTGGGGCTGTACTTCCTGCGTCAAGGAATGTCCGGTTGCCGCCATTCAATTTTATCTGGGGGCGGATATCGGCGGCCGCGGCGGTTACCTCTACACCCGATGGGAAAAGAATTATCTCCATTGGGTTATGGTAGGCCCGGATGGTGCGGAAACGGTGATTACCATTGATAAACATAAGGCAAATGCGTATTAAGGAGGCAGTTATGGATCATTTGGATAGTTTAGAGGCACAGAGCATTTATATTTTGCGGGAAGCCTATAAAAAGTTTGGCAAATTGGGTATGTTGTGGTCCATCGGCAAAGATTCGACCGTGTTATTGTGGTTGGCGAAAAAAGCTTTTTTTGGTCATTCGCCTTTCCCGTTTATTCACGTAGATACAACCTATAAAATACCGGAGATGATTGCCTATCGTGACCGGATAGCCAAAGAATATCAATTGGATTTGATTGTGCACACGAACGAGGAGGCGCTGCGGGACGGTATGGGGCCGGATAAGGGACGGCTGGTTTGCTGCAAGGCGCTAAAAACCGACGGACTGCAGCAGGTTGTGACCCAGTATTCCTTTGAAGGGCTGATTCTGGGCATCCGCCGGGATGAAGAAGGGTCCCGGTCCAAAGAAAGAGTGTTCAGCGAACGAAATAAGGATTCGGAATGGGATTATACCAACCAGGCTCCCGAATTATGGGATCAGTTTAAAACCGATTTTCCCAAAGGAAATCATATCCGGGTGCATCCTATTCTCCACTGGAATGAAATTGATATTTGGGCCTATATTGAACGGGAAAATATCCCCTTGGTCGATTTGTATTTTGCCAGAAACGGCAAGCGCTACCGCAGTTTAGGCTGTGCTCCCTGTACCGGACAGATTGATTCCCAGGCAGTGACGGTAGCGCAAATTATTGAAGAACTGAAGCACACTACGGTGAGCGAGCGGGCTGGCCGGGCGCAGGATCAGGAGGATTCCTACGCCATGCAGAAGCTGCGCAAAGACGGTTATATGTAAAGGAGAGAAAACGGATGGTAGCTGCCAGAGAATCATTGAACATCGTCGTAGTGGGACATGTCGATCATGGAAAGTCAACCGTCATTGGCCGGTTGCTGTATGATACCAAATCCCTGCCCGAAGGCGCGATTGAACGGGTGAAGCGGATTTCTCAGGAAAAGGGGAAGCCTTTTGAATACGCCTATTTGCTGGATGCCTTTGAAGAAGAGCAAAAACAGGGCATTACCATAGATACCACGCAATTGCAATTTCATACCGAACAGCGGGATTATGTCATTATTGATGCACCGGGGCATAAGGAATTTTTAAAGAATATGATTTCCGGCGCAGCCAACGCCGAAGCGGCGCTGCTGATTGTAGACGCTAATGAAGGCATTCAGGAGCAATCCAAGCGTCATGGCTATATTCTGTCCCTGCTGGGCATTCAAAAAGTATATGTGCTGATCAATAAAATGGACTTGATCGGCTATTCGGAAGCCATTTATCATCAGATCAAAAAGGAAATGCATGAATTTTTGGGTAACCTTCAGGTATATCCCTTGAAATACATTCCCGTATCGGCGTTTTGGGGTGAGAATATTACGCTGCATTCGGAAAAAATGTCCTGGTACAAGGGAGAGCCACTGTTGACTGCCCTGGATTTGTTTGAAAAGGATCGCGGACTGGAAGACAAAGCGCTGCGGTTTCCCATCCAGGATGTTTACAAGTTTGATCACCGGCGCATTATTGCCGGGCGGATTGAAGCGGGGACCTTGCGGGAAGGCGATGAAATTGTTGTCGTTCCCGGCCGTAAAACGACCCGGATCAAAACCATCGAGTACTGGGCGGAGCGGGATAAGACCAAGCATTCCCAGGCCGGCATGTCGGTAGGGATCACTGTGGAAGATGAGTTTTTTAACCAGCGCGGTGAAATGATTGTTCATAAGGAGGATATTCCGCTTATTGCCAATACCTTTAAGGCCAATATTTTCTGGATGGGCAAAAGGCCTTTGCAAAAGGGACAGGAATATAAGCTGAAGCTAGTCACCCAGGAGGTGGAGTGCGAGATATATTCCATTACCAAAGTAGTTGATGCTACAACGCTGGCAGCTACGGAAGACGCCGGTCAGGTGAATACCAACGATGTGGCGGAAGTGATTATCCGGACGAAGCGGGAAATCTGTTTTGACGAATTCCGGAACAATCCGGTCACCGGGCGGTTTGTGCTGGTTGACGGCTACGAGACATGCGGCGGCGGAATTGTATCCGGTTTGGTGGAGGGCCTCAAGGCAGGAAGCTCGTTGGTAAAACAGGATAAGGAATTGATCGTCGGCTGCTTTGATGAATACTATTATATTCTCTCGGAAAATCGGCTGGAACGTTTGCCGCGTAAAGCCCATAACTTCCATGTGGGCGATGTACTGCCGATTACAGGAGACAGCTATGAATATCCGCAGGACTTTGATTTGATGGATGCCAGCGGGGGCCTGGCCGCTAAGGTGCGCAATGCCAAGCTGCAGACGCTGGTGTCGTTGGCGGAATATACCTATAGCGGGGTGCCTGTCCTCAATCCGCAGGGCTTTTATGTCCGGGTGGCGTCGGTCGAAGATCTGGCCTTATTTCGGCAGGAATACGCCGCTGCAGGCGGTCCGTCCGGTGCTGTGGTGAATAAGTGGCTTTCCTTCGGCAAGTTCCGGGAAGTCCGTTTCCTGCCGTCCCGGCAGACGCTGGAAGTTGAATACCATATTTAATTATATTTTGGCACAATTATTTTGGTCCCGTTATTGACGGCAGAGGGCGGAGGGGTTACAATCAAATTATAATTTCATAAAATTGCCGAGGGAGCTCATGTTATGGGCTGAGAGTGGACTAGTAAGCACCTTACCTCTAAACCTGATCGGGATAATGCCCGCGTAGGAAGTGTATGAATTGGTTATGCATGACGCGCTATCGTTCCGGTAGCGCGTTTTTTGTTTATGCCTGCCTGCGTTGTCGGCAACATATTCTGTCCGGGGCAGTTTGCACATCATTCCGGGAGGTGAATAGGTTGCAGATTACAGTTAACGGAAAACCGTTCGTTCTTACTGCGCCAATGACGATCAGTGACTTCATAGAAAGCCGTCAGTTGAATCCGGCCACGATTGTCATTGAATTCAATGGGGCCGTTGTCGCATCAGATAGCTGGCCGTCGCTAAGTATGCAGGAGAATGACAAACTGGAAATCATTACTTTTGTGGGGGGAGGCTGAACGATGAAGGATGTATTGGAAATCGGCGGACAATTATTACAGAGCCGGTTGTTTTTGGGAACAGGAAAGTTTTCGGCTAATGCTGTTATTCCTGAGGTGGTCGCTGCCTGCGGCGCACAGGTGGTGACTGTCGCCTTACGGCGGATTGATCTGCAATATCCGGAAGAAAATGTGGCGTCCTATATTCCTCAGGGCTGTATCATCATGCCAAATACTTCCGGTGCGAGAAATGCCGCCGAGGCTGTTCGCATTGCCCGTCTGGCGCAGGCCGCCGGCTATGGAAACTGGATCAAGGTGGAAGTGATTGCCGATAACCGGTATTTGCTGCCGGACAATTATGAAACCATCAAGACGACAGAGACTTTAGCGGCTGAGGGCTTTATCGTCCTGCCCTACATGTCACCCGATTTGGCGGCCGCCAAACGGATGGTTGAAGCCGGGGCGGCAGCCGTAATGCCTTTAGGAGCGCCTATCGGCAGCAACCGCGGCTTAAAGACGAAGGAACTAATCAGGATTTTGATCGAAGAGCTACCGGTGCCTGTGATTGTCGATGCCGGACTGGGCCGTCCCTCGGAAGCAGCCGAGGCCATGGAACTGGGCGCGGCTGCCGTTCTTGTTAATACTGCCATTGCCACCGCCGGAGAGCCTGTTTTGATGGGCAGTGCGTTCAGGCAGGCCGTGGAAGCAGGCCGCAAGGGGTATTTGGCCCGACCTGGCGCTATCCGCCGTGAAGGGACCGCTTCTTCGCCGCTGACCGGGTTTTTACAGGAGTAGTTTGATCAGCATCATTTAGCCCAAGCTTTGTCAGGAGGAGAGCCTATGAGTTTCTATGGGGAACTGAAACGGTATGACTGCTTTGATTTTGACGGATATTTTTCGCGGCTCACGGCAGCCAATGTGGAGCAGGTGCTGCATAAGGAGCGGCTGCAGGTCCTGGATTATCTAACCCTGTTGTCGCCCCAGGCGGAAGGATTTCTGGAAAGCATGGCGCAAAAAGCCAGCAGGCTGACCATCCAGCATTTTGGCAAGACCATGCTTTTGTATACGCCGCTGTACTTGTCCAATTATTGTACCAATCAGTGCTTATACTGTGGATTTAATACGAAGAATATTTTGCACCGGAAAAAGCTTTCGCTGAATGAGGTGGCGACAGAGGCCGAAGCCATTGCCCGGACCGGCTTGAAGCACATTATTATTTTGACGGGTGATTGCACTAAAGAATCGCCGGTAACCTATATTGCGGATTGCGTGAAAGTATTGAAAGACTATTTTTCTTCCATCAGCATGGAAATCTACGCCCTGACTTGTGAGGAATACGAACAGTTGGCCGCAGTTGGCGTGGATGGTGTTACGCTTTATCAGGAGGTATATGCCCCCCTGCTTTACGCAGAACTTCATCCGGCAGGACCCAAACGGAACTTCCAATTTCGTTTGGACGCACCGGAACGGGCCTGCGCCGCCGGCTTGCGTTCGGTCAATATCGGTGCGCTGCTGGGGCTTAATGAATGGCGGCGGGAAGCTTTTCTGACCGGTGTGCATGCCGATTATTTGCAAGCCCGGTACCCCGCCACCGAGATCAGCATTTCACCACCCCGTATGCGCCCCCATGCCGGCGGTTATCCGCCCAAGGCGCTGGTTACCGATAAGAACCTGGTTCAGTACATACTGGCCTACCGGTTGTTTATGCCGCATGGCGGGCTGACTCTTTCCACGCGGGAGAGCGCTGTGCTCCGTGACCATCTGGTAGGCCTGGGGGTGACGAAAATGTCGGCAGGTTCCTGCACCGCTGTGGGCGGACGGACCGATAAGGGCGAAACAGGACAGTTTGAGATTTCCGATGAGCGGACGGTGGCCCAGGTGGCGGCCATGCTGTACCAGAAGGGATACCAACCGTTATATAAAGACTGGCAGTTATTGTGAGGAGTAGAGGATGAACAGGTTAGATGAGGCGCTTACCGCTTATGTGGGACCGGCATTGCTGCAATATATGAAAACCGTGCGGATTGGAATTGCCGGAGCTGGCGGTCTTGGCTCTAATTGTGCGGCTATGCTTGTCAGGAGCGGATTTAGCCGTTTAACAGTCGTAGATTTTGATCAAGTAGAATACAAGAATCTCAACAGGCAGTTTTATTTTCAGCATCAGATCGGAAAAAGCAAAGTAGAGGCTTTGCGGGATAACCTGCTGGCTATTTCTTCCGGCCTGGAATTGACAATGCTGCCTGTACGGATCGAACAGCATAATGTGGCCGCTATATTCAAGGACTGCGAGGTCATTGTCGAAGCCCTTGACCGGGCGGATTATAAAAAGCTGTTGGTTGAGGCGTATCTCGCCAGCGGAAAGTTTATGGTAGCGGCCTCGGGTTTGGCCGGCTGGGGCGACAGTGACCGGATACGGGTTCACCGGCTCAAAGATACCTTTTATCTGGTGGGAGATTTGGTTTCCGGTATCGGCGAGGCATTGCCGCCAATGGCGCCCTGTGTTACGATAGCGGCCGCCAAACAGGCGGATTTAATTGTGCAGTATGCAGTCGAACGGGTAAAGGGAGATGGCGATGATGAGAAGTAAAATGGAGAATTTTTTGGCCGGCGGTATTTATGGATTAACGGCGGCCGAATATTCACTGGGGCGGTCCAACACAGAGGTGGTTGACTTATTGATTGCCGCTGGAATTAAGGTGATTCAATACCGGGAAAAGTATAAAAAGGCCGGAGCTATGTTTGAGGAATGCCGCTATATCCGGGAAAGAACCCGGCTGGCCGGGGTTACGTTTATCGTTAACGATTTTGTCGATTTAGCACTGGCCGCCGGTGCCGACGGAGTTCACCTCGGACAGGAGGACTTACCGCCGCAGGAAGTCCGGAAGCTGGTAGGCAATGACATGCTGATTGGCTTGTCCACTCATTCGCCGGAACAGGCCGATGCCGCCGTTAAGCTGGACGTTGATTACATCGGTGTGGGACCTATTTTCCCCACCCATACCAAAACCGACGTATGTGCGGCGGTGGGACTTGAGTATTTGGACTATGTCGTTAGACAGAGTAAGCTGCCGTTTGTTGCTATCGGTGGCATAAAGGAAGGCAATGTGTTGTCGGTCAGCCACAGGGGAGCTCGAATGATTGCCATGGTGACCGAAATTGTCGGAGCGGCGGATATTGTAAGCAAGGTAGCGCAAATCAGGCGAAACATAGTCCGTGACTAAGCGTGAACGATTGTAAAAGAGATACAAAAAAATGCTTGAAAATCATTGCAATATGTGGTAAATTATATATAATTTCATTTCGAAAAGTTATGAAGAGGAAAAGTAGGTATATGGCAGTGGTTACAGAGAGCCAGGGTAAGATGAGAGCCTGGTACACCGTATATGCTGAAGTTCGCCTCGGAGCTGCACGCTGAATTCCTTAGTAAGGATGGTAGGTGGTGACGGAAACCTTCCCCGTTAGCAAAGAAGGCAGGTATCGGCAATTGGCCCGTACTTGACAAAGTGATCTGCTTTCAGCAGGTAACAAAGGTGGTACCGCGAGCACAGTTCTCGTCCTTTTAGAGGATGAGAACTTTTTGTTTTGTGCAAAATAATTTATATTAAGGGGAGATTAGGCACATGGTAATTGTAATGAATTCTAAAGCAACGCGAGAACAAATACAGCATATTGTTGAACGGATTGAGGCAGCCGGGCTGCAGGCCCATTTGGTCGACGGTGAATTCCGTACGATTATTGGCATTATTGGCGATAAAAAAGCAATCATGTCACTGCCGATAGAAGCCTTTGAGGGAGTGGACAAAGCATTGCCGGTTACTTCGAGCTATAAGCTGGTCAGCCGGGAGTTTCATCCCGAGCCGACGGTGGTTGATGTTGACGGTGTGAAGATCGGTGACGGTTCTCTGGTGGTTATGGCCGGTCCCTGCGCCGTGGAAAGCCGGGAGCAGCTATTGGAAGCCGCCCAAATTGTCCGTGCCGCCGGTGCTCAGTTCTTGCGGGGCGGCGCTTATAAACCCCGGACATCGCCATATGCCTTCCAGGGTCTGGAACAGGAAGGTCTTGAGTATTTAGCCGAGGCGCGGGCGCTTACAGGGCTGAAAGTTGTTACGGAAGTGACCAATATTCATGCTATTGAAACGGTTAGCCGGTATGCCGATATGCTGCAAATAGGTGCCCGCAATATGCAAAACTTTCATTTATTAAAAGAAATAGGCCGTTCCGGTAAGCCTGTACTTTTGAAACGCGGTCTTGCGGCTACTTATGATGAATGGCTCCATGCCGCCGAATATATTGTCAATGAAGGCAATCCCAATGTGGTATTTTGCGAGCGCGGCATCCGGACCTTTGAGACCTATACGCGCAATACGCTGGATTTGGGCGCTATTGGTGTCATCAAGCGGTTAAGTCATTTGCCGATTATTGTTGATCCCAGTCATGGAACCGGAAAATGGCATATGGTTAAATCGATGAGCATGGCGGCTGTGGCAGCTGGTGCCGACGGACTCATGATTGAGGTGCACCCGGACCCGGAACGGGCTTTGTCCGACGGACCGCAATCCTTGAATCCGTTTAACTATGCCTCGCTTATGGCCGATGTGCGTGAATTGGCTGTATTCCTGCGCAAACAGGCTATGTAGGGTCTCCTTCTTTCAAGGGTATGTTTCGTTCCTGAGCCAATTGACGAATCTGTTCGCGCAGTTCGTCAAAGTTTCGCTGGATAAGCTGGTTGTTGGCCAGGTTGAGCGGTTGGTTTAGGTTGGATTGGCTTTGCCGCTGTGAGGCGATAGCCAGGATGACACCGCCGATAGCGACGACGTAGTTGCCGATGGTTTCCAGTTCGTCGCCGTCCTGGTCTTCCGTGGCCAGCAGTGTAATAATTGCCATGGTCAGTATAAGGTATTTTGGATTTACTTCGCGAAACATGTGCATCCCCCCTCATAGTGTATGCAACTGGCCATGGCTTGCTGCCGGGCGTGTTTTGATATTTTGTATAAGAAAAGAACCCGTGTTGAGGCTCCATCTCAACACGGGTTCTTTTTGGTATACAGGAAACGTACGTTGCGGCTGGTAATATTTGGGCGTGGCTGCGCAATCTTTTAGATAGCAGGCTATTTTGCGGCGCGGTTACTTAATAAGTGATTAATGAATTGCTGCGCTGTACGGCCTGAGCGTCCCGAATGGGAAAACTCCCATTGCAAGGCTGCTGTACGCAGCTCATCCGGAGGAAGTTGCACTCCCTGTTTACGGGCTAACTCGCTGACGATGGTTAAGTATTCCTGCTGACTTGGCGCCACAAAACTCAGGATAATACCAAAGCGGTCGGACAGGGAGATTTTTTCGTTAACGGCGTCAGCCCGGTGCAACTCGTCCATATTTTCACTGCGGTCACTCCAGGTTTCCTTGATTAAATGGCGCCGGTTAGAGGTGACGTAAATCAGCACGTTGTCCGGTTTGGCCTCCAGGCCGCCTTCGATGACCGATTTCAAATACTTGTATTCGACCTCAAACTCTTCAAATGACAGGTCGTCGAGGAAAATAATGAAACGCTGGCGATAGCCGCGGAGTAGCTCCATAAGTTTCGGCAGTGATGTAAGCTGGCTTTTGGCAACCTCTACCAAACGTAAGCCGTTGGCAAAGTATTCATTGGCCAGAGCCTTCACTGAGGAGGATTTACCGGTGCCTCTGGCACCGGACAGCAGGACATGATTGGCCGGCCGCCCGGTCAGGAAAGCTTGGGTATTATTGACCAGCGTTGTTTTTTGCCGGTCATAGCCGACGATATCGGCCAGACGGATGGTGTCATAATGCTTAATTCCTGTCAGGCCGGTTGCTTCCTGCCAACGGAAGGCGGCGTATTCCGCCATATCTCCGTAGCCATATTGCGTATAGTAGGAAATTAACAGCGTGGCAGCCTGTTCCGGTGTAGCGGATACGGAAAGAAAGCCGGGCTCCAGCAAGCGGTATGGGCTAGGCGCAGCCGGGGGAAAGGTGGGAACAAAGCGTTCAATCAACTGGTTTTGACGTCCGGCCGGCAACTCGGCGGCGAAAAATTTCTGCAGCAGTCCAAGATCATGCAACCAGGCTTTTTGCAGGCTTTCGCCCAGCGTGCCGCCGGTTTTTTGTAAGGTCACACT
The sequence above is drawn from the Propionispora hippei DSM 15287 genome and encodes:
- the aroF gene encoding 3-deoxy-7-phosphoheptulonate synthase, which produces MVIVMNSKATREQIQHIVERIEAAGLQAHLVDGEFRTIIGIIGDKKAIMSLPIEAFEGVDKALPVTSSYKLVSREFHPEPTVVDVDGVKIGDGSLVVMAGPCAVESREQLLEAAQIVRAAGAQFLRGGAYKPRTSPYAFQGLEQEGLEYLAEARALTGLKVVTEVTNIHAIETVSRYADMLQIGARNMQNFHLLKEIGRSGKPVLLKRGLAATYDEWLHAAEYIVNEGNPNVVFCERGIRTFETYTRNTLDLGAIGVIKRLSHLPIIVDPSHGTGKWHMVKSMSMAAVAAGADGLMIEVHPDPERALSDGPQSLNPFNYASLMADVRELAVFLRKQAM
- the thiF gene encoding sulfur carrier protein ThiS adenylyltransferase ThiF → MNRLDEALTAYVGPALLQYMKTVRIGIAGAGGLGSNCAAMLVRSGFSRLTVVDFDQVEYKNLNRQFYFQHQIGKSKVEALRDNLLAISSGLELTMLPVRIEQHNVAAIFKDCEVIVEALDRADYKKLLVEAYLASGKFMVAASGLAGWGDSDRIRVHRLKDTFYLVGDLVSGIGEALPPMAPCVTIAAAKQADLIVQYAVERVKGDGDDEK
- the thiH gene encoding 2-iminoacetate synthase ThiH, with protein sequence MSFYGELKRYDCFDFDGYFSRLTAANVEQVLHKERLQVLDYLTLLSPQAEGFLESMAQKASRLTIQHFGKTMLLYTPLYLSNYCTNQCLYCGFNTKNILHRKKLSLNEVATEAEAIARTGLKHIIILTGDCTKESPVTYIADCVKVLKDYFSSISMEIYALTCEEYEQLAAVGVDGVTLYQEVYAPLLYAELHPAGPKRNFQFRLDAPERACAAGLRSVNIGALLGLNEWRREAFLTGVHADYLQARYPATEISISPPRMRPHAGGYPPKALVTDKNLVQYILAYRLFMPHGGLTLSTRESAVLRDHLVGLGVTKMSAGSCTAVGGRTDKGETGQFEISDERTVAQVAAMLYQKGYQPLYKDWQLL
- a CDS encoding ATP-binding protein translates to MVTPISQLQELIIYRKVLEDNIIRQLPTICSAAATPAEQAAWYGELIGNAEALSLQGDLIKQYLLYLLAHDKNIVSVTLQKTGGTLGESLQKAWLHDLGLLQKFFAAELPAGRQNQLIERFVPTFPPAAPSPYRLLEPGFLSVSATPEQAATLLISYYTQYGYGDMAEYAAFRWQEATGLTGIKHYDTIRLADIVGYDRQKTTLVNNTQAFLTGRPANHVLLSGARGTGKSSSVKALANEYFANGLRLVEVAKSQLTSLPKLMELLRGYRQRFIIFLDDLSFEEFEVEYKYLKSVIEGGLEAKPDNVLIYVTSNRRHLIKETWSDRSENMDELHRADAVNEKISLSDRFGIILSFVAPSQQEYLTIVSELARKQGVQLPPDELRTAALQWEFSHSGRSGRTAQQFINHLLSNRAAK
- the thiE gene encoding thiamine phosphate synthase — translated: MMRSKMENFLAGGIYGLTAAEYSLGRSNTEVVDLLIAAGIKVIQYREKYKKAGAMFEECRYIRERTRLAGVTFIVNDFVDLALAAGADGVHLGQEDLPPQEVRKLVGNDMLIGLSTHSPEQADAAVKLDVDYIGVGPIFPTHTKTDVCAAVGLEYLDYVVRQSKLPFVAIGGIKEGNVLSVSHRGARMIAMVTEIVGAADIVSKVAQIRRNIVRD